The following are encoded together in the Gemmatimonadaceae bacterium genome:
- a CDS encoding diguanylate cyclase, with the protein MRASALTVVFTPDSKPLWPRLRAPCRQEHLILLDQQRRLATYDAFVDTATASVAEAGAARRPVALLVADIDHYRRLAKEFGQPYAESVLRTIFDLARANLREGELVAHPGGDELVALLRASAPAAREVAERLCIAVRGHLFPSTDHAPAPRVTISIGVATAPEHGATYQALHAAADAARVRLKSQGRDGAALAGLPGDEPPQRGLDIERFAGRNEEFGALVRHLVEAVNGTPRAVAILGEAGSGTATLVRQLEPEIRLRGGSLVVGRSREHRVREPYGVWSALIAALHRLPEAPSGPWRELHFLVPAIAGESSPEGSRWGSKYRLLDEIAEYIRSVAQRRPLVLLLDEMQWADVASWDVLEHVCQQLENERLLIAMTFRTEAAYAEAAERRQELTRSAVYREITLPRLTRDDAKRWLEGAMHGQEVGRELLAFIYRHTEGNPLFIAQLLRALVEENALWQVEGHWQWTPVSELRLPIGLSALIARRLSRLSSSTQAVLSIAAVIGDEFDVGLVVEAGAGSEAAVQLALSEGLAAGILKPSYERGGRGYIFAHAHMVEALVQSMAHDRLRQTHQRVAEAIERRDRSRASEIALHYDAAGSVSPAYLHALIAAEHAERVYAYASANGFLNVGSRNTSTPGELAEVRVRLATLAEITGRFDEAEELCDLAIEWFVGKRDARRALTLRRMRERARKELAHPAKLTLESLLQLDYEARALGFVTERIEILMMLSQTHGRLGDDAEAERTANECVDTATAHGDQMLLAQALNRLAATLQQREPDRAEQIYRQALSIAERTGDTRGQARCLNNLGNIAAWRNAWHDARSSYTTAISLARSAGMPDLWGIAALNLGVSYHRSGDYERARELLGEALALVAAVKNSEIQLYALYNMAHVEWENRAWEVGAELYEATASLAQRIGADDVEIGSLAAVGLCSLEGGKIEKAREGNEEIQDRLSRRSDWFQGREFAEALAVMLLVADDRVEEAIGRYESAVTIAESSDLYTAAWLTATCSRTLITLAPDLMRTWIERFRSPIDEFGYTGIAKRFNELISG; encoded by the coding sequence ATTCGGGCCTCCGCTCTTACGGTTGTCTTTACCCCCGACTCGAAGCCACTCTGGCCACGGCTGCGAGCGCCCTGCCGGCAGGAGCATCTCATTCTTCTCGATCAACAGCGACGGCTCGCTACGTACGACGCCTTCGTCGACACCGCCACGGCATCGGTCGCCGAGGCGGGCGCTGCGCGTCGTCCAGTTGCGTTGCTCGTAGCCGATATCGATCACTACCGACGGCTGGCCAAGGAGTTTGGTCAACCGTACGCAGAGTCCGTATTGCGGACGATCTTCGATCTCGCGCGCGCCAATCTTCGTGAAGGAGAGTTGGTCGCGCATCCTGGCGGGGACGAGCTCGTTGCGCTTCTTCGCGCTTCGGCGCCTGCGGCACGCGAGGTCGCCGAGCGGCTCTGCATAGCAGTGCGCGGCCATCTCTTTCCGAGCACGGACCACGCGCCGGCGCCGCGAGTCACGATCTCGATCGGGGTAGCGACTGCGCCCGAACATGGCGCCACGTATCAAGCTCTGCATGCCGCCGCCGACGCCGCTCGCGTACGCCTCAAGTCGCAGGGCCGCGACGGCGCTGCGCTGGCCGGCCTACCTGGGGACGAGCCACCACAGCGCGGGCTCGACATCGAGCGATTCGCCGGCCGGAACGAGGAGTTCGGAGCACTCGTTCGACACCTCGTCGAGGCGGTAAACGGGACGCCGCGAGCGGTCGCCATCCTTGGCGAAGCGGGGTCGGGCACGGCGACGCTCGTGCGACAGCTGGAGCCCGAGATCCGCTTGCGTGGCGGTTCGCTCGTGGTCGGTCGTTCCCGCGAGCACAGGGTGCGCGAGCCATACGGCGTCTGGTCGGCTTTGATCGCCGCGCTTCACCGATTGCCGGAAGCGCCCAGCGGCCCGTGGCGCGAACTCCATTTTCTCGTGCCGGCGATCGCGGGCGAGTCATCGCCGGAGGGTTCGCGCTGGGGCAGCAAATACCGGCTGTTGGACGAGATCGCCGAGTACATCCGCAGTGTCGCGCAGCGACGACCTTTGGTGTTGTTGCTCGACGAGATGCAATGGGCGGACGTGGCCTCGTGGGATGTGCTCGAGCACGTGTGTCAGCAGCTCGAGAATGAGCGTTTACTCATCGCGATGACGTTTCGCACCGAGGCGGCGTATGCCGAGGCTGCCGAACGACGCCAGGAGCTGACGCGAAGCGCCGTCTATCGGGAGATCACGCTGCCGCGTCTCACGCGCGACGACGCCAAGCGCTGGCTCGAGGGCGCGATGCACGGACAGGAGGTCGGCCGTGAGCTGCTCGCCTTCATCTATCGGCATACGGAAGGGAATCCACTGTTCATCGCGCAGCTGCTGCGCGCGCTCGTCGAGGAGAACGCGCTCTGGCAGGTGGAGGGCCACTGGCAGTGGACACCGGTCTCGGAGCTTCGCCTGCCAATCGGTCTATCGGCACTCATCGCGCGCCGGCTAAGTCGTTTATCGTCGAGTACGCAAGCCGTGCTGAGCATCGCCGCGGTGATTGGCGACGAATTCGATGTCGGACTCGTGGTCGAGGCGGGTGCGGGAAGCGAGGCGGCGGTCCAACTGGCTCTATCCGAGGGATTGGCGGCTGGCATTCTCAAGCCATCATATGAGCGCGGCGGCCGCGGCTACATATTCGCCCACGCGCACATGGTCGAGGCACTCGTGCAATCGATGGCGCACGATCGGCTGCGCCAGACGCATCAGCGCGTGGCCGAGGCCATCGAGCGTCGGGACCGTTCACGGGCGTCCGAGATCGCGCTGCATTACGATGCGGCGGGCAGCGTGTCGCCGGCGTACCTGCACGCGTTGATCGCCGCCGAGCACGCGGAACGTGTCTACGCATATGCCTCGGCGAATGGTTTTCTGAACGTGGGCAGCCGCAATACTTCGACACCGGGCGAGCTCGCGGAGGTGCGCGTCCGTCTCGCGACACTTGCGGAGATCACGGGCCGCTTCGACGAAGCGGAAGAGCTCTGCGATCTGGCGATCGAGTGGTTCGTCGGCAAACGTGACGCGCGGCGTGCGCTCACCCTTCGAAGAATGCGTGAGCGGGCACGGAAGGAACTAGCGCACCCCGCGAAGCTAACGCTCGAGAGCTTGTTGCAGCTCGATTACGAGGCGCGAGCGCTTGGCTTCGTCACCGAACGCATCGAGATATTGATGATGCTGTCGCAGACGCACGGTCGTCTGGGTGACGACGCCGAGGCGGAGCGAACGGCGAACGAGTGTGTCGACACAGCCACGGCCCATGGCGACCAGATGCTCCTGGCTCAGGCCCTTAATCGTCTGGCTGCGACGCTTCAACAGAGAGAACCTGATCGAGCAGAACAGATCTATCGGCAAGCTCTCTCCATCGCCGAACGAACAGGCGATACGCGTGGCCAAGCGCGCTGCCTCAATAACCTCGGAAACATCGCGGCCTGGCGAAATGCCTGGCATGACGCGCGAAGCTCGTACACCACGGCGATCTCGCTGGCACGGTCAGCTGGAATGCCAGACCTGTGGGGTATCGCGGCGCTCAACCTGGGAGTGAGCTACCACCGCAGCGGCGATTATGAACGCGCTCGCGAACTCCTCGGTGAGGCGCTTGCCTTGGTCGCGGCCGTGAAAAACAGCGAGATCCAGCTCTACGCGCTATACAACATGGCGCACGTGGAGTGGGAAAACCGAGCCTGGGAGGTGGGCGCCGAGCTCTACGAAGCGACGGCTTCGCTGGCGCAGCGAATTGGTGCGGACGATGTCGAGATCGGTTCTCTAGCTGCCGTTGGGCTCTGCAGTTTGGAAGGCGGCAAGATTGAGAAGGCGCGCGAGGGCAATGAGGAGATACAGGACCGACTGAGCCGGCGTTCTGATTGGTTCCAAGGTCGAGAATTTGCAGAAGCTCTTGCGGTGATGCTGCTTGTGGCCGATGACCGAGTCGAGGAAGCAATCGGACGATATGAGTCTGCGGTCACAATTGCCGAATCCTCCGACCTCTACACGGCGGCGTGGCTAACCGCGACATGCTCGAGAACATTGATCACTTTGGCCCCTGATCTGATGCGCACGTGGATTGAGCGATTCAGATCACCAATAGACGAATTTGGATACACTGGTATCGCGAAGCGATTCAATGAGTTGATCAGTGGGTGA
- a CDS encoding GNAT family N-acetyltransferase, with the protein MTAVRLGALQRTHRGQLREILDATAVFRPDEVQVALELFDDAISGDYEFLGGFDNDSLVAYACFGATPGTDRTFDLYWIAVHPNAQRHGGGSSLLAEVEQRLRDRGARLLVVETSSRSEYDATRRFYLARGYHEAARMRDFYAIGDDRVIYTKALTTKALIPSPSFHE; encoded by the coding sequence GTGACCGCGGTGAGGCTCGGCGCGTTGCAGCGGACACACCGCGGACAACTGCGGGAAATCCTCGACGCGACAGCCGTCTTCCGTCCGGACGAAGTGCAGGTCGCGCTCGAGTTGTTCGATGACGCGATCAGCGGCGATTACGAATTCCTCGGCGGCTTCGACAACGACAGCCTCGTCGCCTACGCGTGCTTTGGCGCGACGCCTGGAACCGACCGCACGTTCGATCTCTACTGGATTGCCGTCCACCCCAACGCGCAGCGCCACGGTGGCGGGTCGAGCTTACTGGCGGAAGTGGAGCAGCGTCTCCGCGATCGCGGCGCACGACTCCTCGTCGTCGAGACGTCGTCACGGTCCGAATACGACGCGACACGACGTTTCTATCTCGCTCGGGGATATCACGAGGCCGCGCGCATGCGCGACTTCTACGCCATTGGCGATGACCGAGTGATCTACACAAAGGCCCTAACCACCAAGGCCCTCATCCCTAGCCCCTCATTCCATGAGTGA
- a CDS encoding DUF1800 domain-containing protein — MRSAAVPAPVASPLVAISAEPRELLPDEQVEQVLNRLSFGARPGDADKVRAMGVDRWIATQLQPDRIDDAAADQLVSEYQTLHESTSDLVETFRQVQQARRREQMQLRNEGDTASKRDARREALANDPQLRDLARKAQKIVGDVQSAKLARAVVSERQLDEVMVDFWENHFSVYSGKGQTRLFLASYDRDVIRPHALGKFRDLLEAVAKSPAMLFFLDNWQSAADSLHPTLASARQPVRRYGGGLRPNFGRFPRTVGAAAPAPQRRARGLNENYARELMELHTLGVDGGYTQKDVIEVARALTGWTMNPRNGEFVFRPEMHDAGEKIVLGHKLKAGQGIEDGEQVLDIVAHHPSTARFITTKLVRHFVSDTAPAPVVNRCSAVFSKTDGDIRETMRCIVTSPEFFSRAAYRVKVKTPFEVVASALRAMNAQPDTTPRTAQLVARLGQPIFGRQTPDGWPDRGDAWMNTGAILNRINFGLALAAGRVPGATLTTWPYASSLRGESRSAQVDGVIKSILGGQSSPETRSILMSGENPLVGKLATADSSGSDIMDNPMSDDMANERPRQAGKAVAKNGRPRPNAASPLNRPVNLEGLAQVVGLALGSPEFQRR; from the coding sequence ATGCGATCCGCGGCTGTTCCCGCGCCGGTCGCGAGCCCCCTGGTCGCGATCTCGGCGGAGCCCAGGGAACTGCTGCCCGACGAGCAAGTGGAGCAGGTCCTCAATCGCCTGAGCTTCGGTGCGCGTCCCGGCGACGCCGATAAGGTACGTGCGATGGGCGTCGACAGATGGATTGCGACGCAATTGCAGCCGGACCGAATCGATGACGCAGCCGCCGACCAGCTGGTGTCGGAATATCAAACGCTCCATGAGAGCACGTCCGATCTGGTCGAGACGTTCCGCCAGGTGCAGCAGGCACGTCGCCGCGAGCAAATGCAACTGCGAAACGAAGGCGACACGGCGAGCAAGCGCGATGCGCGACGCGAAGCGCTCGCGAACGATCCGCAATTGCGCGATCTCGCGCGTAAGGCGCAGAAGATCGTCGGCGACGTGCAGTCGGCGAAGCTCGCGCGCGCAGTGGTGAGTGAGCGACAGCTCGATGAAGTCATGGTCGATTTCTGGGAGAACCATTTCTCGGTGTACTCGGGCAAAGGGCAGACGCGGTTATTCCTGGCCTCGTACGATCGCGACGTAATTCGTCCACACGCGTTGGGAAAATTCCGAGATCTGCTCGAGGCCGTCGCGAAGAGTCCCGCAATGCTCTTCTTCCTCGACAATTGGCAGAGTGCCGCGGACAGCTTGCATCCGACACTCGCATCGGCACGTCAGCCCGTGCGTCGGTACGGTGGTGGTCTGCGCCCGAACTTCGGTCGCTTTCCGCGGACCGTTGGGGCCGCCGCGCCCGCACCGCAGCGCCGCGCGCGTGGACTGAACGAGAACTACGCACGCGAGCTGATGGAGCTGCACACGCTCGGTGTCGACGGCGGCTACACGCAGAAGGACGTCATCGAAGTCGCGCGCGCGCTCACTGGCTGGACGATGAATCCGCGAAATGGCGAGTTCGTGTTCCGACCGGAGATGCACGACGCCGGCGAGAAGATCGTGCTCGGCCATAAGCTCAAGGCGGGACAGGGAATCGAGGATGGTGAGCAGGTGCTCGACATCGTCGCGCACCACCCATCCACGGCGCGCTTCATCACGACGAAGCTCGTTAGGCACTTCGTGAGCGACACGGCTCCGGCTCCCGTGGTCAATCGGTGTTCGGCCGTCTTCTCCAAGACCGACGGTGACATTCGCGAAACGATGCGCTGCATCGTCACCTCCCCGGAGTTCTTCAGCCGAGCGGCGTATCGCGTCAAGGTGAAGACGCCGTTCGAGGTCGTCGCGAGCGCGCTGCGCGCCATGAACGCGCAGCCGGACACGACGCCGCGCACCGCACAGTTGGTCGCGCGTCTCGGGCAGCCGATCTTCGGACGACAAACACCGGATGGTTGGCCCGATCGTGGCGACGCGTGGATGAACACCGGCGCGATCCTCAATCGCATCAACTTCGGGCTGGCGCTCGCGGCCGGTCGCGTTCCGGGCGCGACGCTCACAACGTGGCCGTATGCGTCGTCGCTCCGCGGCGAAAGCCGATCGGCCCAGGTGGATGGCGTGATCAAGTCGATCCTCGGCGGACAGTCGTCTCCGGAGACACGATCGATCCTGATGTCTGGCGAGAACCCCCTTGTCGGCAAGCTCGCCACGGCCGACTCGTCAGGCAGCGACATCATGGACAATCCGATGTCAGACGACATGGCGAACGAGCGCCCGCGACAAGCCGGCAAGGCCGTCGCGAAGAATGGTCGGCCGCGGCCCAATGCCGCGTCACCGCTCAATCGACCGGTGAATCTCGAGGGCCTTGCCCAGGTTGTCGGTCTCGCGCTGGGCTCACCGGAATTCCAACGTCGTTAG
- a CDS encoding TonB-dependent receptor plug domain-containing protein has protein sequence MATRSLLIVAAAIVVLIPGCASSPAGQSATQQSSSDPSRAHGSRDVITSEELAKVDVQTALDAVRRLRPNFLQTHGGQSSSLTMGPQEIVVYVDNTRMGGPNALAQIPVSDVKEIQYLSGTDATQRYGTGHGAGAIIVTRK, from the coding sequence ATGGCTACTCGTTCGCTGCTGATCGTCGCCGCCGCCATCGTGGTGCTCATACCGGGGTGCGCATCTTCTCCCGCCGGCCAGAGTGCCACGCAGCAATCCTCGTCGGATCCATCTCGGGCCCACGGCTCCCGCGATGTCATTACTTCCGAGGAGCTCGCGAAGGTTGACGTGCAGACTGCACTCGACGCGGTGAGACGACTGCGGCCGAATTTCCTTCAGACGCACGGCGGTCAGTCGTCATCGCTCACCATGGGCCCCCAGGAGATCGTCGTGTACGTGGACAACACGCGGATGGGCGGCCCGAACGCGCTCGCGCAGATTCCCGTCAGCGATGTCAAGGAGATCCAGTATCTCAGCGGCACGGACGCGACGCAACGCTACGGCACGGGCCACGGAGCGGGCGCGATCATCGTAACGCGGAAGTGA
- the fusA gene encoding elongation factor G, with protein MREFKGSEIRNIAVVGHGASGKTSLVDALAFVSGVSKRHGSVKDGTSLTDTAPEELERGYSINLGVAHAEWLGTKINIIDTPGFLDFQGDAVAGLAAADGALCVVSANSGVEVGTERMFRAAVRRRDPVLFVVSMMDKEHADFDRIYQQIKTRLSSKVIPVEVPLGEGPDFHGVINLFTKKALLFKHGSKSGEFQEVDIPADYRTQFDRYYQELIESISSTDDTLLERYLEGGEIGRDEAIAGMKEAMKKMELFPLFCVSSELNYGVQAVLNTIVELLPNAFEMEEVHAFKGAEGHATIEIHADDTKSFSALVFKTMSEPHVGDVSFFRIFSGCIANGQEVFNATRDTPEKLNHLSVAQGKERVEVNRLCAGDIGCVAKLKSTHTNDTLSTREHPVRLPQVDFPEPIIEMAVHAAARADEEKLQAGLHKLHEEDPTFQTHYNAETHETIVSGVGERHLEISMAKLRRKYGVQAQMTRPKIAYRETLKGRAEGQGKHKKQTGGRGQFGDCWVRIAPAQRGGGYEFIDKIVGGAIPRQYIPAVDRGIQEASVRGVLAGYPVVDFKVEVFDGSYHTVDSNEQSFKMAGILAFKTVAPKCKPVLLEPLDEIDVVTPDEYMGDVLGDLSARRGQILGTEGLDSDGAIAGAHVRAIVPEAELHSYAGTLQSMTQGRATFTKRFKGYEEVPHEVAQRVIDEASKDKEEEAAVH; from the coding sequence ATGAGGGAGTTCAAAGGCTCGGAAATCCGAAACATCGCGGTGGTGGGACACGGGGCGAGCGGCAAGACCAGTTTGGTCGATGCGCTCGCCTTCGTGTCAGGTGTCAGCAAGCGCCACGGATCGGTGAAGGACGGAACGTCGCTCACCGATACAGCGCCAGAAGAACTCGAACGCGGCTACTCGATCAATCTCGGTGTCGCCCATGCGGAGTGGCTCGGCACCAAGATCAACATCATCGACACGCCGGGGTTTCTCGATTTTCAGGGTGACGCGGTCGCTGGATTGGCGGCAGCCGACGGCGCGCTGTGTGTCGTCAGCGCGAACAGCGGCGTCGAGGTCGGAACGGAGCGGATGTTCCGCGCGGCCGTGCGGCGTCGCGATCCTGTCCTGTTCGTCGTCTCGATGATGGACAAGGAGCACGCCGACTTCGATCGCATCTATCAGCAGATCAAGACACGACTCAGCTCCAAGGTGATTCCGGTCGAGGTGCCGTTGGGCGAAGGTCCCGATTTCCATGGCGTCATCAATCTGTTCACGAAGAAGGCCCTGCTGTTCAAACACGGTTCGAAGAGCGGTGAGTTCCAGGAAGTCGACATACCGGCGGATTATCGCACGCAATTCGATCGTTACTACCAGGAGTTGATCGAATCCATTTCATCGACCGACGACACTCTGCTCGAGCGATATCTCGAGGGCGGCGAGATCGGCCGCGACGAGGCGATCGCGGGGATGAAGGAAGCGATGAAGAAAATGGAACTCTTCCCCCTCTTTTGCGTTTCCAGCGAGCTCAATTACGGTGTGCAGGCGGTGCTCAATACCATCGTCGAGCTCCTGCCTAACGCGTTCGAGATGGAGGAGGTGCACGCGTTCAAGGGCGCGGAAGGACACGCGACCATCGAGATTCACGCGGACGATACCAAGTCCTTCAGCGCGCTCGTGTTCAAGACGATGTCCGAGCCGCACGTGGGCGACGTCAGCTTCTTCCGCATCTTCTCCGGGTGCATCGCAAATGGTCAGGAAGTCTTCAACGCAACGCGCGACACGCCGGAGAAGCTCAATCATCTCTCCGTAGCGCAGGGCAAGGAGCGCGTCGAAGTGAATCGGCTGTGCGCGGGCGACATCGGCTGCGTGGCGAAGCTGAAGAGCACGCACACCAACGACACGCTGTCGACTCGGGAACATCCGGTGCGTCTCCCGCAGGTCGATTTCCCAGAGCCGATCATCGAGATGGCAGTTCACGCTGCGGCGCGCGCAGACGAAGAGAAGCTGCAGGCGGGTCTGCACAAGCTGCACGAGGAGGATCCGACCTTCCAGACGCATTACAACGCCGAGACACACGAGACGATCGTCTCGGGTGTCGGCGAGCGGCATCTGGAAATCTCGATGGCGAAGCTCCGACGCAAGTACGGCGTGCAGGCGCAAATGACGCGGCCGAAGATTGCCTATCGAGAGACGCTGAAGGGACGGGCCGAGGGCCAAGGGAAGCACAAGAAGCAAACAGGCGGGCGTGGCCAGTTCGGCGATTGCTGGGTGCGCATCGCGCCGGCGCAACGCGGCGGCGGCTATGAGTTCATCGACAAGATCGTTGGCGGCGCCATCCCCCGTCAGTATATCCCTGCTGTCGATCGAGGAATTCAGGAAGCGTCTGTCCGCGGCGTGCTCGCTGGCTATCCCGTCGTCGACTTCAAAGTCGAGGTCTTCGACGGCTCGTACCACACTGTGGACTCGAATGAGCAATCGTTCAAGATGGCGGGCATTCTCGCGTTCAAGACCGTTGCGCCGAAATGCAAGCCCGTGCTCCTCGAGCCGCTCGATGAGATCGACGTCGTGACGCCTGACGAGTACATGGGCGATGTGTTGGGAGATCTCTCGGCGCGGCGGGGCCAGATTCTCGGCACCGAGGGCCTCGATTCCGACGGCGCGATCGCCGGCGCGCATGTGCGAGCGATCGTGCCGGAGGCGGAGCTACATAGCTACGCCGGCACGCTACAGTCCATGACGCAGGGTCGCGCGACCTTCACCAAGCGATTCAAAGGGTATGAAGAAGTACCGCACGAAGTCGCACAGCGTGTGATCGACGAGGCATCAAAGGACAAGGAAGAGGAAGCCGCCGTTCACTAA
- a CDS encoding response regulator transcription factor produces MFAAVEAARILVVEDSAEVVSLLERVLGEQGYDVSAAMDGETGLARALDETPDLVILDLGLPGRDGLQVAAELRRRGIHAPLLMLTARGAVADRVSGLEAGADDYLAKPFDAEELLARVRALLRRSALRTRAAQLRVGDVLLDPLTREAWRAGHALTLTPREFALLEYMMRHPGRTLTRAAIVAQVWKQGPGDPDPTNIVDVYMAYLRKKLEANNRTAMIFTVRRVGYVFRASSEDTD; encoded by the coding sequence ATGTTTGCCGCCGTTGAAGCCGCCCGCATCCTCGTTGTCGAGGATAGCGCCGAGGTAGTCTCTCTGCTCGAGCGAGTGCTTGGCGAGCAGGGTTATGACGTGAGCGCAGCGATGGACGGTGAAACAGGCCTCGCGCGCGCGCTCGATGAAACGCCGGATCTGGTCATCCTCGATCTCGGACTGCCAGGGCGAGACGGTCTTCAAGTCGCAGCTGAGCTGCGTCGTCGCGGTATCCACGCGCCACTGCTCATGCTCACCGCTCGCGGAGCGGTCGCCGATCGCGTCTCCGGACTCGAGGCAGGTGCCGACGATTATCTCGCGAAGCCATTCGACGCCGAAGAGCTTCTTGCGCGAGTGCGCGCGCTGCTGCGTCGCTCGGCGTTACGCACGCGGGCCGCACAGCTCAGGGTGGGCGACGTACTGCTCGATCCACTCACGCGAGAGGCGTGGCGCGCCGGGCATGCGTTGACGCTGACCCCGCGAGAGTTCGCGCTGCTCGAGTACATGATGCGCCACCCCGGCCGCACGCTCACGCGCGCGGCGATTGTCGCGCAGGTCTGGAAGCAGGGACCGGGCGATCCGGACCCGACCAACATCGTCGACGTGTACATGGCGTATCTGCGCAAGAAGCTCGAGGCGAACAATCGCACGGCGATGATCTTCACAGTGCGTCGCGTCGGATATGTCTTTCGCGCATCGTCCGAGGATACCGACTGA
- a CDS encoding KamA family radical SAM protein, producing the protein MSDWQKILHEGVDTLDKLATRFGDAIDVDALKPAFENFQMRITPAALEQIKEVGDPMWNQYVPTVQELEIVDGVIDSLDEDGDSPVPNITHRYPDRALFLVSPVCASYCRFCTRRRKVGDPEKIPLNQYDSAFAYLAEHTEVRDVILSGGDPMMLSDRRLEYILQRLRAIPHIEIIRIGSRITSHLPERITPEFCEMVRKYHPVYMNTHFNHPSELTPASVAALARLADAGVPLGCQTVLLKGVNDDPYIMKELMQKLLKARVRPYYIYMADQVAGGEHFRTQVEKGLEIVKALRGWTSGLAVPHFVIDAPGGGGKVPLLPEYVEEINEDEVIFRNYEGKRFVYKQPRQPVSVSGCDDMAPAAQDVVPIQIAKKSAPRARRRRKTGS; encoded by the coding sequence ATGAGTGATTGGCAAAAGATCCTGCACGAGGGCGTCGACACGCTGGACAAGCTCGCGACTCGCTTCGGCGACGCGATCGACGTCGACGCACTCAAGCCGGCGTTCGAGAACTTTCAGATGCGTATCACGCCGGCAGCGCTCGAGCAGATCAAGGAAGTGGGCGATCCGATGTGGAATCAGTACGTGCCCACGGTGCAAGAGCTCGAGATAGTCGATGGCGTGATCGACTCGCTCGACGAAGATGGTGACTCGCCGGTGCCGAATATCACGCATCGCTATCCAGACCGCGCGCTCTTCCTCGTCAGTCCCGTGTGCGCGAGCTATTGCCGGTTCTGCACGCGACGGCGAAAGGTTGGTGATCCGGAGAAGATTCCGCTCAATCAGTACGATTCCGCATTCGCCTATCTCGCCGAGCACACGGAGGTGCGCGATGTGATCCTCTCGGGCGGCGACCCGATGATGCTTTCCGATCGGCGGCTCGAGTACATCCTCCAGCGGCTGCGGGCGATTCCGCACATCGAGATCATCCGCATCGGCAGCCGCATCACGTCACATCTTCCGGAGCGCATCACGCCCGAGTTCTGCGAGATGGTGCGCAAGTACCATCCCGTGTACATGAACACGCACTTCAATCATCCGAGCGAGCTCACGCCGGCTTCGGTCGCCGCGCTTGCGCGGTTAGCTGACGCTGGCGTGCCGCTGGGTTGTCAGACAGTTCTCCTCAAGGGGGTGAACGACGACCCTTACATCATGAAGGAGCTGATGCAGAAGTTGCTCAAGGCGCGCGTGCGTCCGTATTACATCTACATGGCTGACCAGGTCGCCGGCGGCGAACACTTCCGCACGCAGGTCGAGAAGGGTCTGGAGATCGTGAAGGCGCTGCGCGGCTGGACTTCGGGCCTCGCCGTTCCGCACTTCGTGATCGACGCGCCAGGTGGTGGAGGTAAGGTCCCGCTTCTTCCTGAGTACGTCGAAGAGATCAATGAAGACGAGGTGATCTTCCGCAACTACGAAGGGAAGCGATTCGTGTACAAGCAGCCACGTCAGCCCGTGAGCGTATCGGGATGCGACGACATGGCCCCGGCGGCGCAGGATGTGGTGCCGATACAGATCGCCAAGAAATCAGCGCCGCGAGCCCGGCGACGTCGAAAGACAGGCTCGTGA